The nucleotide window TCTATATTtgtattaataattaatattaaTTATTATATGCATTGATAAGAAACAACAATGGAACTTCTTTCTAATATCTAATAATCATTGTTTTTGTCTCAATTCACCTGTTtggcttttttttacattttcacaatgtggttagataatttttttttgttgctgtggtttttcagaaatattaaaAAGCAGTTTTAGGATAGGCAATGTTTTTATACTGTGTAAAGCCTTGCTTTGACTTTACTTACTTTACTTACTACTTTGTTAGATTTTTATTGAACTTCCTTAATGTATTTTTTGGAATGTGGTagaaaaaatatacttttttactgtttcaaaaattttgaaTTATATTGCAGCTAATGCGAAAATAATTCTAGATGCAGtatatgaatttttttaatatataacatataaaTGCTAGTTTTCTAAatgaatttttgtttgttgtttcaaCTCAACTAACTAAACTGCTGGTTAGAAACAATATTTATAGTGTCTCAACAACAGTTAAGCTGTAAGTGTTACTATATGtgtaaattataattttaaagatAGTACAAATTAACAATGGCACTATGAATACATTGTAACTTTGGAATATATATATGGAATCTTCGAGTAATGGTGCAACCAGTCGGCACTATGACAGTGAAAACAATGATGGTGGTGCGATTCCGTTGCCACCTGGAATGGATGCTAGTTGGTTTGCAAGAGAAGGTATAAATGTGCTATTAAATGGTGGTGTTGGCCATGCTGAGCAGTTGTTTAAGAAGTTCAGGTAATGGTTtagaaattaattattttttacaaaagtaattatttagTGTTCAGTGAAAGTTTTTGGCCATGCACTTTACCCTTAACAAACACAAACATGTAACAAGTAATTTGCTGCACTGACTCAGGTTGTGAGAATGACTCCATACCTCAAGACCTGTTATATAAGATTAAATTGTTCAAATCATGTGGTTTTTCATACTAAAAAGTTTTTTGGATCAGTTATTAGTAATACTCAGTAATAACTTGTAGTGCGTTTTGGAGAAACTTAAACCTTTGTTTAAAGCAGGTTGTGTTTATGTTGTGTTTTCtatggtttatttaaaaaaaagaagaaaaaacaataCGTATGGATAAAACCGATAAGGCAAAGCCATGTCCACTCTTTAACGTATaaacattaaatatattttaagtttaaaaaatctatcaAAGCTTTTTCTAAAGGCAATGCCATATCCATTCTTTAATCTATAAACattaaacatatatttagttCAAAGCATCTGttcaagcttttttaaaatattttatccagGTAGTGTGTAAGAAGTGAGGTCATTATAAGCCTGCCTGTTTTGTTATCTCTGTGGTATAATGTCTTGCTATAATTTTAAAGCtataacaaatttttttcagcATATTTTCCACCTCTATCTTCTTGTAGATAATCTAGCAAAGAATCATTGTGTCTCTCTAATTATGTCATGCTAACTTTCTAAAGGTCATGGCTTTAAATCTCAAATTTTAATACCAGATTCTGCCATCTGGATCTACAGATATtaagagtaaaaaaataattgaccaAGATAACTTTGTGTTGTAGAATCAAagtccaatgaaaaaaaatatttaaaatgtactTAACTTTGATGccaaacaacttaaaaaaatgattaaatcaaAGAGGAAATCAATAACATGTCAATGACATATCTGTATTCAAGAACAAATTCGAAAATTTGGTGAGATGCTCCTTCCaattaaattattaataatACAATAGAAGGAGATGATCAGATTTTTTCAGACTAAATCTGTGTTTAACATTTTAGGCAATGCAGCCCACAACTATCAGCTGGTGCCAGTCTTGTTGATTTTATTGTAAgagttttgttgattttttgtcTATTAAGATCCATGTACCATAATGTGGTAATTTCAAAGCAAGAGTGGAATTTAATAGAATAATGTTAACCATTGTGTTTACTCATAACTTCTATTAGTAAAATATGTTTGGTTGTTTATTATATTTGTATATTTCGTGTTTTTTACTCTTTTTAGACTGCTGCAATGACATTTGAAGATGAAAAAATGGAGCATGCATTAAACAGTTTAAAGGGAACAATAAAAATGTGCCAAGTCGATACACTATTTGAAGGAATCATACACAAGCGACCGTCAGAGAAGTGGTCAACTGTAGAACGCATCGAAAGAATGATCATATGGGCAGATTGTGAATTGTTCTTGGCTTTTCTTATGTTTTTGAAACAGAGTAAGTTTGGAGTAACAGCTCAGTGTTGCGGGTCTGATTAGGAATCGTGTGATCAAATATTCCCTATATATTTCATGCTAAATAAATAAAGGTAAAGGAAAGGACACATATAACACTTTTTGCTAGTAATATAATGTTTATAATGGTACACTTCTATTGTGCTTCTTTCCATTATTTAACAGAATTTAGTCATTTAATGATGACTGGATGTTAAGATCTGATTTAATATGCTTACAAACAGCTGGTTGAATAAATAGCTGAAACTGTAATTTTATTTACGTGTGGTTCTTACAAATTTAATTTCAGGTGTTATTGATTTTGTAAAAGCGGGTTATCACATGAGACGTGCTTGGAAAATGTATgataaatgtcaaaaagaaattCTTGGGTTCGAGACGGGAAGTGTTAATTCAAAGGATAAtactcaaaaaaaaagaaaggtatATATAATTCAGAGACAGTCATACTTCCACCTGAATTAaaactgatgtcagcaaaaagaCAAAAGGGAAAGGGTTGAgactcacaagttttttttaaatcaaatcagTTTGATTGAGTCAATTTCTATAGAATTGAGTACCCCTTTTGGTCTCTGCACATTTTAACATTATCAAAACAACTGTATGAACTACTTATATCCGTCTTGTATATGATGGCACAGAATTGTAAATCAATGACTACAGTTGTATGATATTGCATTTGCAGTGGATACTAGTACCATAAATtcagcaaaaatatatttatacattgttaaaaaatttgaatattccttttgtttttgcaatcatcattttgttatttaaaatgatttaaaattaatttattccGTGACATAAGACTTCCTTTTGTTGTTAGAAATCAAATCGAACGCCCACACCACCAAGTAATCTTTCATCAGAAGATACCAACACTTTAAATGCTTCTCTCAGTTTTGGATACGGTTTAATTCAAGTGGCTGTATCTATTGTACCAACAACTCTTTTAAAAGTCTGTGAAATATTTGGTTTTACTGCTGATCGAGATATTGGATTAAATGCATTACATGTGTCTAGTAGCAGTAAAGATATGAAAGCTCCAATAGCCAGGTATATACTTGCATATAAATTTTGTATAGATAACACTCCAAATTTCCCTTTGCCTCTGTTAATACACTTGTATTTCTTTTTCTAAGTTTAATATTTTGATCTATGTAATTACTAAATCGTGTGTTAAAATTCGAAATGTTTAATTTAAATCCAGGTTAACTTTACTATGGTATCACACTGTTGTGCGACCCTTTTGTGCATTAGATGGTAACAATATCGAAAAaggtttgtattttttttactttattaaagGGGCTATGGAATGATTTAATAAGCTCAATCCCTGCAATTTTCGAAGAATGGCATGTAATAAACGAGCCTCTCAAAGTCAAGCAAGGTGCgagaaattatacacactttagaacCACATAGAAGACTAGATagccagtttcaaatattaaattttttgttatgaatttgctacttttcttatttttcaaataaagacAAAGTTTCTTTTAGCATTTGTTTTAGTAGTGGTAAAGTAAGCTACGGTCTGTAAATTATATTAAATGTCAGCAAATCGAAAGTTTTTGCACGCGAACAGACACAACACGAggagctgtatttgttaaaaagtgCTATGTTACCagctttaagaaggtaattaatacctctaaaaagattttaaaattattcttgttGCTTGGACTGGCTTTATATACAATAAACTATGCTAGCTAGTTAGTTCAAaaggtttaaaatttattttattagaaagtttAAATTAAAAGCAAGGTGAGTACAAAACCAATCATAGATATCAAATGTATGTAGGGAatctttttgtcatttttagaTATATGAATGTTCAATaagatatttaagatgatttaggTTGTTGTTTTTATCCTCAATGATCATAAACTTTTTCACCGCCATTAGTGTAAGCTAGTAACACCAACAGCTGTTTTGTAACTCCTTAAAGTTTTAGTAGgtgttatttatgttttatctAGAGTTTTCACTGTTTTATTATCCATactcattttttgtttgtttttaacctaAGCAACCTCTTTGCAACTCATGGGATgtattattttcagttttgagtTTGCTGGAAAAACTCAAGGTCTCAGTAAAACATGAATGTTTAGGCTTgttggtttttttatttataaataacacattttttgttatttttaggtcTTCACGAAGCCTCCCTTATATTGTTGGATTCTGAAAAAGAATTTCCTACTTCagctatatttttatattttaaagctTTAATATGTCGTCTTAGGGTGAGTTTACATtctctttttttattacttGTTATTATATCTGTTTAGctatagtttttatattttaaagctTTAATATGTCGTCTTAGAGCAACATGTATGTGGCTATGCGAAAAATTAGTATTTTAACGCAGCATTTTGAATATATAGGGAAATGATACCAAAATTTGTATAGATGAATTGTATTATGACTAACATAGTATCGTGATCAAATgtaatacattttttaggcGTTATTGTCTGGCTGTAACAGCTTATAAAAACGTATAAGgggcttaatttttaaaacagggCCTGATTTCGCAAAAATTCTGCAGAATTAATTTCTAGCCGCAAGTAATGTTGCTTTGAGGTATTTAAAGTTGCCGTCAAGCAAATGACCGGAATTTGAATTTTCCGGCCATTACAAATTTATAACTCTAACTCCCTTTCCTTCGTGTTAGGTATAGTGAAATATCTAAAAAGGGTAATATAAACTCTTTTTAAACTTCTGTGCaatctgttgtttacatttgtttAGCTCCCCTTTTTTGTATGCACTTCTAGTTTGTGTAAAGGATTTGTTTTTTactctctttttttatttatcaaaggGTAATCTTGATGAAGCACTTGAAATTCTTACAAAAACAATGGAGACATCTAAGGAACAGAGAGAAATTGCTTTGCTCTGTTCTTACGACCGAGGTAAGTGAGGAGAGCATGTAGGTATGATTTGTTGAATCTTGCTTTCATGCAATTGTTCACTGTGGAAGAGAAAGTAAGCAGAGCGAGACACACATCCATCTAATAAGCTGGCTTTTTTATAGGTTGGTGTCACCTGATGAAGTTGGAATGGCAACATGCTTATCCATGTTTTTCACAGTAAGCACAAAAAGTGATGTATTTTCTTAGTGGTAGATATAATGTGAGGCCTGTTTGAAACAAATGAGAGTTCTTgtagttttttgtttaatttatatttgaagatttttatacatattataAACAGCTTTTGTTAGTGTGTAAATAAATTTCTAAGTTTAGTTAGAGTGTTTTTTGATACCATTAAACTTTTTGATGCTATTAAACATTTTGTTGTCATTAAATTGTTTGATCAAACAACTCAACTTCTTAATGTTCTTTCATTGCTTTCTCTAGGTTAAAAAGTCAATCCCGTTGGTCTGAAGCATATTACACTTATTTACTAGCAGGTGCATTTTAACAGTAACATTCCACTGGAATTGAGAGGGTTCTTATAATCTTCTTGATCttgttcaaatttaaaaatcgattTTGAT belongs to Hydractinia symbiolongicarpus strain clone_291-10 chromosome 1, HSymV2.1, whole genome shotgun sequence and includes:
- the LOC130641490 gene encoding tetratricopeptide repeat protein 39C-like, which produces MESSSNGATSRHYDSENNDGGAIPLPPGMDASWFAREGINVLLNGGVGHAEQLFKKFRQCSPQLSAGASLVDFITAAMTFEDEKMEHALNSLKGTIKMCQVDTLFEGIIHKRPSEKWSTVERIERMIIWADCELFLAFLMFLKQSVIDFVKAGYHMRRAWKMYDKCQKEILGFETGSVNSKDNTQKKRKKSNRTPTPPSNLSSEDTNTLNASLSFGYGLIQVAVSIVPTTLLKVCEIFGFTADRDIGLNALHVSSSSKDMKAPIARLTLLWYHTVVRPFCALDGNNIEKGLHEASLILLDSEKEFPTSAIFLYFKALICRLRGNLDEALEILTKTMETSKEQREIALLCSYDRGWCHLMKLEWQHAYPCFSQLKSQSRWSEAYYTYLLAVTLGALGRSDEAYIFLKSVPKLVVRKTQLEIFLARKSHLFKKSAPSEVEYIILGLELLYLWNALPQCSEEGLRKMILELNKCESPGMQALKSLIMGSIFSLLGDMQNSLMHLHTASCKTDTKATDPHVIPYALYELAVIQIQKEENFEKGREILHKVKDTYSGYDFENRLNFRLHAALNNLDDRDDLSRAQSKLAAPALDGL